In a single window of the Tautonia rosea genome:
- a CDS encoding B12-binding domain-containing radical SAM protein, which translates to MPHVAFVPFTGFRVRDEEMRDLGMAMPGLQERAGAIGQLPALGVLTLAGMVPPSWSVSLHESGSLDLEDLAERVLEERPDLVAVSALTASVEEAYRFSGLVRRAGVPVVLGGLHATACPEEARRSVDAVVVGDGESSWPVVLQDAERLALRPIYRSDRPFDLRQAPMPRFDLLGKGARPRFTIQTQRGCPLACDFCGASRLLGPWREKPAAKVAEELGAIRAIEPRPVAELADDNTFAGRRETGPLLEALAGSRVRYFTEVDWRVGERPEILERLAASGCVQVLIGLESLEIRHAGMGPKAAPMARMMEAVAAIQEAGVAVIGCFVVGAEGETEGSLDRLGAFLESAPLADVQLTLQTPFPGTALYDRLRKEGRLLPDRGWSSYTLFDVTYRPDAMSVEALEMGFRGLVRRVFSAEPAKRRRAIRRSVWARHPGMAP; encoded by the coding sequence GTGCCTCATGTCGCCTTCGTGCCGTTCACCGGGTTTCGCGTCCGGGATGAGGAGATGCGGGACCTGGGGATGGCGATGCCCGGCCTGCAAGAGCGGGCCGGGGCGATCGGCCAGTTGCCGGCGCTGGGGGTGTTGACCCTGGCGGGGATGGTGCCGCCGTCGTGGTCGGTGAGCCTGCATGAGTCGGGATCGTTGGACCTGGAGGACCTGGCCGAGCGAGTCCTCGAAGAGCGTCCTGATCTGGTCGCCGTCTCGGCGTTGACGGCGTCGGTGGAGGAGGCGTATCGGTTCAGTGGCCTGGTCCGACGGGCAGGGGTGCCGGTGGTGCTGGGCGGTCTGCACGCGACGGCATGCCCGGAGGAGGCGAGGCGTTCCGTCGATGCGGTCGTGGTGGGGGATGGGGAATCGTCGTGGCCGGTGGTGTTGCAGGACGCCGAGCGGTTAGCCTTGCGGCCGATTTACCGGTCGGATCGGCCCTTCGACCTGAGGCAGGCGCCGATGCCGAGGTTCGACCTGCTCGGCAAGGGGGCTCGACCTCGGTTCACGATCCAGACGCAGCGCGGGTGTCCGTTGGCGTGTGATTTCTGCGGGGCGAGCCGATTGCTCGGGCCCTGGCGGGAGAAGCCCGCCGCGAAGGTGGCCGAGGAGCTGGGGGCGATCCGGGCGATCGAGCCGCGCCCGGTGGCCGAGCTGGCCGACGACAACACGTTCGCCGGGCGTCGGGAGACAGGGCCGTTGCTGGAGGCGTTGGCCGGGTCGCGCGTGCGGTATTTCACCGAGGTCGATTGGCGGGTGGGGGAGCGGCCGGAGATTCTGGAACGCCTGGCCGCGTCGGGATGCGTTCAGGTGCTCATCGGTCTGGAATCGTTGGAGATTCGCCACGCGGGGATGGGGCCGAAGGCGGCCCCGATGGCTCGGATGATGGAGGCGGTCGCGGCGATCCAGGAGGCGGGGGTGGCGGTGATCGGCTGCTTCGTGGTCGGGGCGGAGGGGGAGACGGAAGGGTCGCTCGATCGGCTCGGCGCGTTTCTGGAATCGGCCCCGCTGGCCGACGTGCAGCTCACGCTTCAGACGCCGTTTCCGGGGACGGCGTTGTACGATCGACTGCGCAAGGAGGGGAGGCTGCTGCCTGATCGCGGCTGGTCGTCGTACACCCTGTTCGACGTGACGTATCGGCCGGATGCGATGAGTGTGGAGGCGCTGGAAATGGGATTTCGGGGGCTGGTCCGTCGTGTCTTCTCGGCCGAACCGGCGAAGCGGAGACGGGCGATCCGGCGATCGGTCTGGGCCAGGCATCCGGGGATGGCACCATGA
- a CDS encoding TVP38/TMEM64 family protein, whose amino-acid sequence MNFRRKLILLVVVIVAVLLTPYFLWHEQMDAYFESEGYQAWLISVKPFAWLIGLSLIVGDLVLPIPTPPIMATLGTLYGTMLGGMIASTGSVLAGLTAYGLARIFGDRGTRLLATEEEMVRFRGFFDSWGAAGIIASRALPILPEVLTLLAGVAGMHFGRFLVALVIGSVPVGMLMAGAGAWAGSSSTLLVVLTLIPASLWIGYLLVMGGRAEPVAASEAEPIAEPTQ is encoded by the coding sequence ATGAACTTCCGTCGCAAATTGATTCTGCTGGTCGTGGTGATTGTGGCTGTCCTACTTACGCCGTATTTCCTCTGGCACGAGCAGATGGACGCCTATTTCGAGTCGGAGGGGTACCAGGCGTGGCTGATCTCGGTCAAGCCGTTCGCCTGGCTGATCGGGCTGTCGTTGATCGTGGGCGACCTGGTCTTGCCGATCCCGACCCCGCCGATCATGGCGACCTTGGGGACGCTCTACGGGACGATGCTCGGCGGCATGATCGCCTCGACCGGCTCAGTGCTTGCCGGATTGACCGCCTATGGCCTGGCCCGGATCTTCGGCGATCGGGGGACCCGGCTGCTCGCCACCGAGGAGGAGATGGTCCGCTTCCGAGGGTTCTTTGATTCGTGGGGGGCGGCGGGGATCATCGCCTCGCGGGCCTTGCCGATCTTGCCGGAGGTGCTGACCCTGCTCGCGGGGGTGGCCGGGATGCACTTCGGCCGGTTCCTGGTCGCGCTGGTCATTGGCTCGGTTCCCGTCGGGATGCTCATGGCCGGGGCCGGGGCGTGGGCGGGAAGCTCGTCGACCTTGCTGGTGGTCTTGACCCTGATTCCGGCGAGCTTGTGGATCGGGTATCTGCTCGTGATGGGAGGTCGCGCCGAACCCGTCGCCGCGAGCGAGGCCGAGCCAATCGCCGAGCCGACCCAGTAA
- a CDS encoding 3-keto-disaccharide hydrolase, whose translation MNFRTDFSKGDAPMIAMPRSGSASRFEARAGAIALGAWLMMVTMIAVPAFARADAEEAPRAEPMVLFDGETLDGWKAADFYKPGEVSVKDGAIIMAASAVSGGMTGVTTTREDLPTNNYEFSYRAKRLSGRDFFAAATFPVGDTFLTLVNGGWGGSVTGLSSIDGADASENLTGTYQKYADDTWYSFRIRVTDAAIECWIDDEKLITFTDPGDHHLDTRLETRVNHPLGFATWQTGGAVKDITVRPLSAEEIAEARGEEDDR comes from the coding sequence ATGAATTTCCGAACCGACTTCTCCAAGGGGGATGCTCCCATGATCGCGATGCCCCGTTCTGGTTCCGCGTCCAGGTTCGAGGCCCGAGCCGGGGCAATCGCCCTCGGGGCCTGGCTGATGATGGTGACGATGATCGCCGTGCCCGCCTTCGCACGGGCCGATGCCGAGGAGGCCCCCAGGGCCGAGCCGATGGTGCTGTTCGACGGCGAGACGCTCGACGGCTGGAAGGCGGCCGATTTCTACAAGCCGGGCGAAGTGTCGGTGAAGGACGGCGCGATCATCATGGCCGCCAGCGCGGTTTCGGGAGGAATGACGGGGGTCACCACGACCCGAGAGGATCTGCCGACGAACAACTACGAATTCTCGTACCGCGCCAAGCGGTTGTCGGGCCGCGACTTCTTCGCCGCCGCAACCTTTCCGGTCGGCGACACGTTCCTGACGCTCGTCAACGGCGGCTGGGGAGGGAGCGTGACCGGCCTGTCGAGCATTGACGGGGCGGATGCCTCGGAGAATCTGACCGGCACCTATCAGAAGTATGCCGACGACACGTGGTACTCCTTTCGCATCCGTGTGACCGACGCCGCGATCGAATGCTGGATCGACGATGAGAAGCTGATCACCTTCACCGACCCCGGCGACCACCATCTCGATACCCGGCTCGAAACCCGAGTAAACCACCCGCTCGGCTTTGCCACCTGGCAGACCGGAGGGGCGGTGAAGGACATCACGGTGCGCCCGCTTTCGGCCGAGGAGATCGCGGAGGCCAGGGGCGAAGAAGACGACCGCTGA
- a CDS encoding DUF1501 domain-containing protein — protein sequence MMTLGGPSYRYCDGQTRRSFLKLGGLAMGGLSLPGLLRAEQAAGIGRSHKAVIMVYLSGGISHQDTFDLKPEAPAEIRGEFNPIDTALPGVHFGELLPMLSRSADKLAVIRSIVGLRDEHTSWQNLTGYPMSQAQREGKPHFGSIVSRVQGVVDPVVPPFVDLFPTMQHRPYNSGGPGHLGLAYAGARLGDGDAALMTQTTVEPDRFDRRRALLDRFDDWRRDVDSQPVAGLDAFYQRAFNVLTSDTVARALDVTKEDPKVRDRYGIGSSKHLGDGAPMWNDQLLMARRLVESGARVVTVAYGFWDTHGNNFNHLRNHLPLFDQGISALVDDIYARGLDKDVTVVVWGEFGRTPKINKDAGRDHWAPVSNALISGGGLNVGQVIGSTDKHAAYAVASPIHYQDVLATVYHAMGIDPHAFVDDLAGRPIPILPSTARPIRRLI from the coding sequence ATGATGACCCTCGGAGGCCCTTCGTATCGCTACTGCGACGGCCAGACGCGCCGATCGTTCCTGAAGCTCGGCGGCCTGGCGATGGGGGGGCTGAGCCTCCCCGGCCTGCTCCGCGCCGAACAGGCGGCGGGGATCGGCCGATCGCACAAGGCGGTCATCATGGTCTACCTCTCCGGCGGCATCTCGCACCAGGACACGTTCGACCTCAAGCCCGAGGCCCCCGCCGAGATCCGAGGCGAGTTCAACCCGATCGACACCGCCCTCCCCGGCGTTCATTTCGGCGAACTCCTGCCGATGCTCTCCCGATCGGCCGACAAGCTCGCCGTCATCCGCTCAATCGTCGGCCTCCGAGACGAGCACACGAGCTGGCAGAACCTCACCGGCTACCCCATGAGCCAGGCCCAGCGCGAGGGCAAGCCGCACTTCGGCTCCATCGTCTCCCGCGTTCAGGGGGTGGTCGATCCCGTCGTGCCGCCGTTCGTCGACCTGTTCCCGACCATGCAGCACCGCCCGTACAACAGCGGAGGCCCCGGCCACCTCGGCCTGGCCTACGCCGGTGCCCGCCTCGGCGACGGCGACGCCGCCTTGATGACCCAAACCACCGTCGAGCCCGATCGCTTCGACCGCCGCCGCGCCCTGCTCGACCGCTTCGACGACTGGCGACGCGACGTCGATAGCCAGCCCGTCGCCGGCCTCGACGCCTTTTATCAGCGTGCCTTCAACGTCCTGACCTCCGACACCGTCGCCCGAGCCCTCGACGTCACCAAGGAAGACCCGAAGGTCCGCGACCGCTACGGCATCGGCTCGTCGAAGCACCTCGGCGACGGCGCCCCGATGTGGAACGATCAGCTTTTGATGGCCCGTCGCCTGGTCGAGTCCGGCGCCCGGGTCGTCACCGTCGCCTACGGCTTCTGGGACACCCACGGCAACAACTTCAACCACCTCCGCAACCACTTGCCCCTGTTCGACCAGGGCATCTCCGCCCTCGTCGACGACATCTACGCCCGAGGGCTCGACAAGGACGTGACCGTCGTCGTCTGGGGCGAGTTCGGCCGCACTCCCAAGATCAACAAGGATGCCGGCCGCGACCACTGGGCCCCCGTCTCCAACGCCCTCATCTCCGGCGGCGGCCTGAACGTCGGCCAGGTCATCGGCTCGACCGACAAGCACGCCGCCTACGCCGTCGCCTCGCCGATCCACTATCAAGACGTCCTCGCCACCGTCTACCACGCGATGGGGATCGACCCCCACGCCTTCGTCGACGACCTCGCCGGCCGCCCAATCCCCATCCTCCCCAGCACCGCCCGGCCAATCCGACGCCTGATCTGA
- a CDS encoding FG-GAP-like repeat-containing protein, protein MSTIRRRTRTTRLEVCALEARRLMSVDLDGVHALFHAHLNYGRQVGAAHWEPLGVKSESMAGWQSRPPLTTEPGARAANVEWAIRIDELQRLGHPGLFHVDPITGTNPTDRHEGHVVAGTGMAENVHGGNVPSATNLTPRGPIEALRGWVASPGHFNNLNTIWSGWPPEMLPSIDRYGVGSNWEGSPEDRRSGSYVSFSTYGSVSPSPPFETRALTGVVFADQNGNGWLDLGEGRSVTIRATSLDTGAVVETTSTSGGMYQLPLSTDTSYRVEVTGPGITSPMSIDVSMGQWNRTANAVIGRGVFLDYAEVIAPTIPQTTPSAFSRSVNVVAGSLVSVDLTGSMVPGQGSGVFVVDAVATNGTPVSTTAKGILLTPVTGTTTVIYVIANEAGLLDASTVTITATAPPPAPPPPPTFPLVPPPSEPTSHEPADYDGDGIADLALTRFDAALGAMVFELRLSNGGNPVTEVRSITGVSPNVVPVVGDFDGDGKTDLAVVDPMAVVGGGSVPNATVWILVSSLLGRRVEIPFGAAGVLDRPAPADFDGDGVTDIATFRASSDLTPGAAEWFILPSGGGGAFRVAFGAAGGSDLPAPFDFDGDGRAEIATFRPVSDLAPGAAQWFILPSSANDLQFRERRGAYPVTFGASGNADQPVVADYNGDGRADIAAFRSVSDLAPGAAQWFILPSAEPFPNFGGGYPMTFGVAGVIAAVGDYDGDGRPDPAVFDRVSGRWTIRRSTDGMIEEITFGSTGNQVAPVLAPLYFRLRATQNLA, encoded by the coding sequence ATGAGTACGATCCGGCGGCGAACCCGGACGACCCGGCTGGAGGTGTGTGCGCTCGAAGCCCGAAGGCTGATGAGCGTCGACCTCGATGGCGTCCACGCCCTTTTCCACGCACATCTGAACTACGGCCGACAGGTCGGCGCGGCGCATTGGGAGCCGTTGGGAGTGAAATCGGAGTCGATGGCGGGCTGGCAGTCTCGGCCGCCGTTGACGACCGAACCGGGCGCCCGGGCCGCGAATGTGGAGTGGGCGATCCGGATCGATGAGCTGCAAAGGCTCGGGCATCCCGGCCTGTTCCACGTTGACCCGATCACCGGGACGAATCCGACCGACCGGCACGAGGGGCACGTGGTCGCCGGAACGGGTATGGCAGAGAATGTCCACGGGGGGAATGTGCCGAGTGCCACGAACCTGACGCCGCGAGGGCCGATCGAGGCGCTTCGGGGCTGGGTCGCCAGTCCCGGCCACTTCAACAACCTGAACACGATCTGGTCGGGTTGGCCCCCGGAAATGCTGCCGTCGATCGACCGCTACGGCGTCGGCTCGAACTGGGAAGGGTCACCGGAGGATCGGCGGAGCGGGTCGTATGTTTCGTTCTCGACGTATGGGAGCGTCTCCCCGAGTCCGCCGTTTGAAACCCGAGCGCTTACGGGGGTGGTCTTTGCCGATCAGAACGGCAACGGCTGGCTCGACCTGGGGGAGGGGCGGTCGGTCACAATCCGGGCCACGTCGCTGGACACCGGAGCGGTGGTGGAGACGACCTCGACCAGCGGGGGGATGTACCAGCTTCCGCTGTCGACCGACACGAGCTATCGGGTTGAGGTGACGGGCCCAGGGATCACGTCGCCGATGTCGATTGATGTGTCGATGGGCCAATGGAACCGGACGGCGAACGCGGTGATCGGGCGAGGGGTGTTTCTCGACTATGCCGAGGTCATCGCGCCGACCATTCCCCAAACCACGCCGTCGGCCTTTTCCAGGTCGGTGAACGTGGTGGCCGGATCGCTGGTCTCGGTCGACCTGACCGGCTCGATGGTTCCGGGGCAGGGTTCGGGGGTGTTTGTGGTGGATGCGGTGGCCACCAACGGAACGCCGGTCAGTACGACGGCAAAGGGCATTCTGCTGACTCCGGTCACGGGAACCACAACGGTCATTTATGTGATCGCCAACGAGGCCGGGTTGCTCGACGCCTCGACGGTGACGATCACCGCGACGGCTCCGCCGCCTGCACCTCCGCCGCCGCCGACGTTCCCCCTGGTTCCCCCTCCCTCGGAGCCGACTTCGCATGAGCCGGCCGATTACGACGGAGACGGGATCGCCGATCTGGCCCTGACGCGCTTTGATGCAGCGCTCGGCGCGATGGTCTTCGAGCTTCGGCTCTCGAACGGGGGGAACCCGGTGACGGAGGTGAGGAGCATCACCGGGGTGTCGCCGAACGTGGTTCCGGTGGTGGGGGATTTCGACGGCGACGGCAAGACCGATCTGGCGGTGGTCGATCCGATGGCGGTCGTGGGGGGCGGCTCGGTGCCGAACGCGACGGTCTGGATCCTCGTGTCGTCGCTGCTGGGAAGGCGCGTGGAGATTCCGTTCGGGGCCGCCGGGGTGCTTGATCGACCGGCCCCGGCCGACTTCGACGGCGACGGGGTCACGGATATCGCCACCTTCCGCGCCAGCAGCGACCTGACCCCCGGCGCGGCCGAGTGGTTCATCCTGCCTTCCGGAGGTGGAGGGGCGTTCCGGGTGGCCTTCGGCGCGGCGGGAGGCTCGGACCTGCCGGCCCCGTTCGACTTCGACGGCGACGGCCGGGCCGAGATCGCCACCTTCCGGCCGGTCAGTGACCTGGCCCCCGGCGCGGCGCAGTGGTTCATCTTGCCGTCGTCGGCGAATGACCTGCAATTCCGGGAGCGTCGGGGGGCGTATCCGGTGACGTTCGGGGCCTCGGGAAATGCCGATCAGCCGGTGGTAGCCGACTACAACGGCGACGGCCGGGCCGACATCGCCGCATTTCGATCGGTGAGCGACCTGGCGCCCGGGGCAGCGCAGTGGTTCATCCTGCCTTCGGCCGAGCCGTTCCCGAACTTCGGCGGCGGCTATCCGATGACGTTCGGGGTAGCCGGGGTGATCGCCGCCGTGGGGGACTACGACGGCGACGGCCGGCCCGATCCGGCCGTCTTCGACCGCGTTTCGGGCCGGTGGACGATCCGACGCTCGACGGACGGGATGATTGAGGAGATCACGTTCGGATCAACCGGCAATCAGGTGGCGCCGGTGCTGGCACCGCTCTATTTCCGGCTCCGGGCGACGCAGAACCTGGCGTGA
- a CDS encoding cytochrome-c peroxidase produces MRMIPRILPTALLAVILALPAGAQDQARLAVVLGDPTLTAGIPGEGPLTTDQIKAWLADEDNHKVLDVTLPLGLSAGAAQIIGLTENPMTRAKVELGRQLYFDTRLSADRTISCATCHAPGTGYASPTQFGIGILDQQGNRNSPTAYNRILSGPQFWDGRAASLEEQAIGPIANPIEMGNTHDVAVDTIRRIPGYVLQFEQIFPEDGVTIETIGKAIATFERAIVTGPAPYDYAEELAKFAQLEPEELEDIKEFEPELYEQYLALKADAAKHPMSEEARRGRELFFSQRVNCSACHVGPNLADELYHNLGVGMDSENPDVGRFAVTGDPKDWGAFKTPTIRNVAQTAPYMHDGSMNTLLEVVEHYAKGGIPNKNLSEKIVKIDLTEQEKLDLVAFMEACTGPLPPVETERLPE; encoded by the coding sequence ATGCGTATGATACCCCGAATTCTCCCGACCGCGCTGCTTGCGGTCATCCTGGCCCTCCCGGCCGGTGCCCAGGACCAGGCGCGGCTCGCCGTCGTCCTCGGCGACCCGACCCTGACGGCCGGCATCCCCGGCGAAGGCCCCCTGACGACCGATCAGATCAAGGCCTGGCTGGCCGACGAGGACAATCACAAGGTCCTCGACGTGACCTTGCCGCTCGGCCTCTCGGCCGGTGCCGCCCAGATCATCGGCCTGACCGAGAACCCGATGACCCGCGCCAAGGTCGAGCTTGGCCGCCAACTCTACTTCGATACCCGGCTGTCGGCCGACCGCACGATCAGTTGCGCCACCTGCCACGCTCCCGGCACAGGCTACGCCTCGCCGACCCAGTTCGGCATCGGCATCCTCGACCAGCAAGGCAACCGCAACTCACCGACGGCCTACAACCGCATCCTTTCCGGCCCTCAGTTCTGGGACGGCCGGGCCGCCTCGCTCGAAGAGCAGGCCATCGGCCCGATCGCCAACCCGATCGAGATGGGCAACACCCACGACGTCGCCGTCGACACCATCCGACGCATCCCCGGCTACGTCCTCCAGTTCGAGCAAATCTTTCCCGAAGACGGCGTGACGATTGAGACCATCGGCAAGGCCATTGCCACCTTCGAACGCGCCATCGTCACCGGCCCGGCTCCCTACGACTATGCCGAGGAGCTGGCCAAGTTCGCCCAGCTTGAGCCCGAGGAACTTGAAGACATCAAGGAATTCGAGCCCGAACTGTACGAGCAATACCTCGCCCTGAAGGCCGACGCCGCCAAGCACCCGATGTCCGAGGAAGCCCGACGCGGTCGCGAACTGTTCTTCAGCCAGCGCGTCAACTGCTCGGCCTGCCACGTCGGCCCGAACCTGGCCGATGAGCTGTACCACAACCTCGGTGTCGGCATGGATTCGGAGAATCCCGACGTCGGCCGCTTCGCCGTCACCGGCGACCCGAAGGACTGGGGAGCCTTCAAGACCCCCACGATTCGCAACGTCGCCCAGACCGCCCCTTACATGCACGACGGCAGCATGAACACCCTGCTGGAAGTCGTCGAGCACTACGCCAAGGGGGGCATTCCCAACAAAAACCTTAGCGAGAAGATCGTGAAAATCGACCTGACCGAGCAAGAAAAGCTCGACCTTGTCGCCTTCATGGAAGCCTGCACCGGCCCCTTGCCCCCGGTCGAGACCGAGCGGCTTCCCGAGTAA
- a CDS encoding DNA integrity scanning protein DisA nucleotide-binding domain protein, protein MTQHSTLNKATAHLLEMACEAVDQLGAAGLLVLPEGNLDWKAVRDVCQTTRVLVAVVEKHVETVAEAGLIPVEVEPVDAGIVERITLALIESVANDLLRSGARVVVVYAAFDTELDSISTIRLGERLERLSARDLRALETSVPFETLKAIVDIAVAVGREGREGKPVGTLIVVGDTREVMARSRTLGFDPVKGYRRKERNIRDARVREAIKEIAQLDGAIVVSRDGTVEAACQMIDAPTTGLALPKGLGTRHWTGAAITKVTTAVAVAVSESTGTVRIFQNGEIVLRIAPIGRARALKWTEPEIEPPPPRTEKGG, encoded by the coding sequence GTGACGCAGCACAGCACATTGAACAAGGCTACGGCGCACTTGCTGGAAATGGCCTGTGAGGCCGTCGATCAGCTCGGCGCCGCCGGCTTGCTTGTGCTGCCCGAGGGGAACCTCGACTGGAAAGCCGTCCGAGACGTCTGCCAGACCACCCGCGTCCTCGTCGCCGTCGTCGAAAAGCACGTCGAAACCGTGGCCGAGGCCGGCTTGATTCCCGTCGAGGTCGAGCCCGTCGACGCCGGGATCGTCGAGCGCATCACCCTCGCCCTGATCGAGTCGGTCGCCAACGACCTGCTCCGCTCCGGCGCCCGCGTTGTCGTCGTCTACGCCGCCTTCGATACCGAGCTCGATTCGATCAGCACGATCCGCCTCGGCGAGCGTCTCGAACGTCTCAGCGCCCGAGACCTCCGCGCCCTCGAAACCAGCGTCCCGTTCGAAACCCTCAAGGCCATCGTCGATATCGCCGTGGCCGTCGGCCGCGAAGGGCGCGAGGGCAAGCCCGTCGGCACCTTGATCGTCGTCGGCGATACCCGAGAAGTCATGGCCCGCTCCCGGACCCTCGGCTTCGACCCCGTGAAGGGCTACCGCCGCAAGGAGCGCAACATCCGCGACGCCCGCGTCCGCGAGGCCATCAAGGAAATCGCCCAGCTCGACGGCGCCATCGTCGTCTCCCGAGACGGCACGGTCGAGGCCGCCTGCCAGATGATTGACGCCCCGACCACCGGCCTGGCCCTTCCCAAGGGGCTCGGCACCCGCCACTGGACCGGCGCGGCCATCACCAAGGTCACCACCGCCGTCGCCGTCGCCGTCAGCGAGTCCACCGGCACGGTCCGCATCTTCCAGAACGGCGAGATCGTCCTCCGCATCGCCCCCATCGGCCGCGCCCGAGCCCTCAAGTGGACCGAGCCCGAAATCGAGCCCCCGCCCCCCCGTACCGAAAAAGGCGGCTAA
- a CDS encoding helix-turn-helix domain-containing protein: protein MSIRTADFDELASVFPGWDMRLMQLGRGAFQGGVVLSQVGRFQLFEVEGNRSVQVRGARPVRCYEFNVVQERNADAVWRGRTLRPGIVNIRQPGDLIDHRTSESYRSTGLVVDAEFVQRIAASLHGVDAESLLGRSVVSLELRRSRSLDRSLRRVLSRFAVGDDLVPQPHADVEEFLVGWLSEILGCALPEQLREASSLGSRRRTQVVREAEAYMLAHLDRRLSLFEICEVVGVSERTLIYAFRECTGQTPKAYLKALRLNRLRQDLKAADPSTASVCQFARHWGLDHPGALAADYFRQFGERPGQTLHRTR, encoded by the coding sequence GTGTCGATACGGACCGCTGACTTCGACGAACTGGCTTCCGTGTTTCCGGGCTGGGACATGCGCCTGATGCAGCTCGGGCGCGGCGCGTTCCAGGGTGGCGTCGTCCTCTCGCAAGTCGGGCGATTCCAGCTCTTCGAGGTTGAGGGGAACCGCTCGGTGCAGGTGCGCGGGGCGCGGCCCGTCCGTTGTTACGAATTCAATGTTGTTCAGGAGCGCAATGCCGACGCGGTCTGGCGGGGTCGGACGCTCCGCCCCGGGATCGTCAACATCCGGCAACCTGGAGACCTCATCGATCACCGGACCTCGGAGTCGTATCGGAGCACCGGCCTCGTCGTGGACGCGGAGTTCGTCCAGCGGATCGCCGCCTCGCTCCACGGCGTCGACGCGGAGTCGTTGCTGGGTAGGTCTGTGGTCTCGCTCGAGCTTCGACGCAGCCGATCGCTCGACCGGTCACTTCGACGCGTCCTTAGCCGGTTTGCCGTGGGGGACGACCTGGTTCCCCAACCGCACGCCGATGTCGAGGAGTTTTTGGTCGGGTGGCTTTCCGAGATCCTCGGTTGTGCGTTGCCTGAGCAACTTCGTGAGGCCTCCTCGCTCGGGTCTCGGCGGCGGACCCAGGTCGTGCGTGAGGCCGAGGCGTACATGCTCGCGCATCTCGATCGCCGCCTGAGCCTGTTCGAGATTTGCGAGGTCGTCGGCGTCAGCGAGCGAACGCTCATCTATGCGTTCCGGGAATGCACCGGACAGACCCCCAAAGCGTATCTGAAGGCACTGAGGCTCAATCGACTTCGCCAGGATCTCAAGGCGGCCGATCCGAGCACGGCATCGGTCTGCCAGTTCGCCCGGCACTGGGGACTCGATCACCCCGGCGCCCTGGCCGCCGACTATTTCAGGCAGTTCGGCGAGCGACCCGGCCAGACGCTCCATCGCACGAGATGA